The Denticeps clupeoides chromosome 5, fDenClu1.1, whole genome shotgun sequence genome includes a region encoding these proteins:
- the nipblb gene encoding nipped-B-like protein B isoform X3 has translation MNGDMPHVPITTLAGISSLTDLLNQLPLPSPLPATTTKSLLYNGRIADDVNCLLAVRDETLVSQLAHSLSQVSTEHIELKDNLGSNDPEGDLPVLLQTVLSRNPNIFREKSTPTRYVVQGGIMQQQMVTQYKMSQNSMHGSPASTNYQQTTISHSPSSRFVPPQTGSGTRFMPQQNSPVPSPYAPQSPASYMQYPQPPSYPQHQQIQQELQGSPLVSAPSYSGSPQKPVQPCLGVQTQASPQQNPPTPALVSVSSPMVPSGMRNMHDSKVTGQMSGNSSNHTRHESSEDYMNVVHRTMGSGDSDSSLRNTFPLRSPQSVCSPAGSEGTPKTGSRPPLILQSPPPYTSPRNASDLLLDSPDRKKKQKKMGKEEREQGDKSTMYDIVSSPSKDSTKLTLKLSRVKSSEVDTSAGLLPGVEHSSDAESELPFNSLQYSRSTQDPTQSLVTSQCLPSGEQTAYQQVPVLQNTPKQMGAVTGTPYDEAEMDALAEIERIERESAIERERCSKEVQDKDKPLKKRKQDSYPQEPGAGGAAGAMGGSAGGGVNAGNKPVLQEDTATSNGSSRPALMVSINLQDTSRVDSHLELSAPVPSAGLESQRWSEESSESVLRLRTKVDTGVKNADGRPEIIKQRIETPQKQSPDRRAETPKHKHDRRDSSGKLSSSDKKPDVSKHRHDGKSDSVKNRTEASRRSESSDGHRENRLKDHERDRDNDGSRIRRPDTPKSSSKGEHDRHRRDRDRERDRDREKKHRTDSAGHWEKRSSEQSSRPDSHRVKQERDGHGGSDSSHHRSDRPGIKEERRGGDGSRSRPDGHKQSSSDSRTRELPSFLLGGKSGALKNFVIPKLKRDKDGNVSADLRRAEGWSEPCVKLERIGLDKDFNKGAKPVVVLQKLSIDEVQKILREQDDRNARSSKSSKNRPSYGKSTKGGYDESVLKGLPPHLIEEIESTMPLCERVKMNKRKRSTVNEKPKYAEVSSDDEGEAYRDSSRKRHKKDKDKDKTWESEDRERRGSGEHRRSGFFQEGRRGSGSKYRDHSPDYSDRESPPPSMSDIAKKLKKKEKQKRRKAYEPKLTSEEMMDSSTFKRFSASLDNILDNLDDVDFTALANDDEIPQELLLGKHQLSELASESAKIKAMGITFRLPSDKLVKVLNILEKNVQDGAKLTTLMNHDNDAEEEEKLWRDLIMERVTKSADACLISLNIMTSPHMPKAVYIEDVIERVLQYTKFHMQNTLYPQYDPVYRVDPHGGGMLSSKAKRAKCSTHKQRVIVMLYNKVCDIVSNISELLEIQLLTDTTILQVSSMGITPFFVENVSEMQLCAIKLVTAVFSRYEKHRQLILEEIFTSLARLPTSKRSLRNFRLNSSDVDGEPMYIQMVTALVLQLIQCVVHLPSDKDIEDEYDKKVDQDVLITNSYETAMRTAQNFLSVFLKKCGSKQGEEDYRPLFENFVQDLLSTVNKPEWPAAELLLSLLGRLLVHQFSNKQTEIALRVASLDYLGTVAARLRKDAVTSKMDQRSIDRILRDSSFSDETQQLQKALLDYLDENVENDPSLMFARKFYIAQWFRDTTTETEKAIKNQNQKDDDSSEGQHHAKEIETTGEIMQRAETRKKFLRSIVKTTPSQFSKLRLNTDTVDYEDSCLIVRYLASMRPFAQSFDIYLTQILRVLGESAIAVRTKAMKCLSEVVAVDPSILARSDMQRGVHGRLMDNSTSVREAAVELLGRFVLSRPQLTEQYYDMLIERILDTGISVRKRVIKILRDICLEQPTFHKITEMCVKMIRRVNDEEGIKKLVNETFQKLWFTPTPNHDKETMTRKILNITDVVSACKDTGYDWFEQLLQNLLKTEEDASYKPTRKACVQLVDNLVEHILKYEESLADCESKEVNSNRLVACITTLYLFSKIRAQLMVKHAMTMQPYLTTKCNTQSDFMVICNVAKILELVVPLMEHPSETFLTTIEEDLMKLIIKYGMTVVQNCVSCLGAVVNKVTHNYKFVWACFNRYYGALNKLKTQHQEDSNNTVVLSNKPALLRSLFTVGALCRHFDFDREEFKGNNKVVIKDKVLELLLYFTRNEDEEVQTKAIIGLGFLFIQYPGLMFVQDVKSLYNGILSERKRSVNLKIQVLKNLQTYLQEEDSRMQEADREWNKLSKQEDLKEMGDISSGMSSSIMQLYLKQVLEAFFHTQSSVRHFALNVIALTLNQGLIHPVQCVPYLIAMGTDPEPTMRNKADQQLVEIDKKYTGFIHMKAVAGMKMSYQVQQAIMTSKCAIIRGFRQDETHSALCSHLFTMVRGNRQHRRAFLISLLNLFDDNAKTDVNMLLFIADNLACFPYQSQEEPLFIMHHIDIMLSVSGSNLLQSFKESLLKEPRPLEKREKPRDKYRMVEAEEPNSSRSNSSDEDDEVVRRPKKRAMVEVNSDSDSDVEMEDVDKVMQRLPDNPVPLLDFANASQGILLLLVLKQHLKNLYGFSDSKIQKYSPTESAKVYDKAVNRKANVHFKPRQTLEFLANDLSNANISYDIKRRIVRQYLDFKVLMEHLDPDEEDEEGEASASANARNKAINALLGGSSPKNNLADTEDDESDGDEKTPGSSRRSRKGGDHSEASGHLNESVEAMDVIAICCPKYKDRPQIARVIQKTSNGYSVHWMAGSYSGTWAEAKKRDGRKLVPWVDTIKESDIIYKKIVLTSSHKLTNKTVQTLRSLYAAKEGTSS, from the exons ATGAATGGGGATATGCCTCATGTTCCCATCACCACTCTTGCTGGGATTTCTAGCCTCACAGACT TGTTAAATCAGCTGCCTCTACCTTCCCCTCTCCCTGCCACCACCACTAAGAGCCTGCTGTACAATGGGAGGATTGCAGACGATGTTAACTGCTTGCTGGCAGTTAGAGATGAGACCCTAGTATCACAACTTGCCCACAGCCTCAGTCAGGTCTCCACTGAGCACAT AGAGCTAAAAGACAACCTGGGTAGCAATGACCCAGAAGGAGACCTTCCGGTGCTGCTGCAGACAGTTCTGTCAAGGAACCCCAACATCTTCAGGGAGAAAAGTACGCCCACCCGATACGTGGTTCAGGGCG GTATCATGCAACAGCAAATGGTTACCCAGTATAAGATGTCTCAAAATTCCATGCATGGAAGCCCAGCATCTACAAACTACCAGCAAACCACTATTTCACACAGCCCTTCCAG TAGATTTGTTCCTCCACAGACAGGTTCTGGGACCAGGTTCATGCCTCAGCAGAACAGCCCAGTGCCCAGCCCCTACGCGCCACAGAGCCCCGCCAGCTACATGCAGTACCCTCAGCCTCCCAGCTACCCTCAGCATCAACAGATCCAGCAAG AACTGCAGGGTTCTCCTCTCGTTTCGGCACCTTCTTATTCAGGAAGCCCCCAGAAGCCAGTACAGCCATGCCTAGGTGTCCAGACCCAGGCCTCTCCTCAACAGAATCCACCAACCCCAGCATTAG TGTCAGTTTCCAGTCCCATGGTGCCTAGTGGTATGAGGAATATGCATGACAGTAAGGTCACAGGCCAAATGTCAGGCAACTCGTCAAACCACACCAGGCATGAATCCAGTGAAGACTACATGAATGTAGTTCACAGAACTATGGGCAGCGGG gACAGTGACTCTTCCTTGAGAAACACTTTCCCTCTTCGATCACCCCAGTCTGTCTGTTCTCCTGCTGGAAGTGAAGGCACCCCCAAAA CTGGGTCCCGACCACCACTCATTCTACAGTCTCCGCCTCCATATACTTCACCTCGAAATGCCTCGGATCTCCTGCTTGACTCCCCTGACcgcaaaaagaaacagaaaaagatgGGTAAAGAAGAACGAGAGCAGGGTGACAAGAGCACCATGTACGACATTGTCAGTTCCCCCTCCAAAGACTCCACCAAGCTGACTCTGAAACTGTCACGGGTGAAGTCATCGGAGGTGGACACATCTGCAGGGCTGCTGCCAGGTGTGGAGCACAGCTCAGATGCAGAGAGTGAGCTGCCCTTCAACAGCCTTCAGTACTCACGTAGCACACAAGACCCCACACAGAGCCTTGTCACATCCCAGTGCCTCCCCTCCGGGGAGCAGACAGCCTATCAGCAGGTTCCTGTGCTCCAGAACACACCAAAGCAGATGGGTGCAGTCACCGGCACCCCCTACGATGAAGCGGAAATGGACGCTTTGGCTGAAATTGAAAGGATAGAGCGTGAATCAGCCATTGAGCGGGAGAGGTGCTCAAAGGAGGTCCAGGACAAAG ACAAGCCATTGAAGAAGCGGAAACAGGACTCGTACCCTCAGGAgcctggtgctggtggtgcGGCAGGAGCCATGGGAGGTTCAGCGGGGGGAGGGGTCAATGCTGGAAACAAACCTGTACTTCAGGAGGACACTGCTACGAGTAACGGATCCAGTCGGCCAGCCCTGATGGTCAGCATAAACTTACAAGACACCAGCAGAGTAGACAGCCATCTGGAACTCTCTGCGCCTGTTCCCTCAGCTGGTCTGGAGTCTCAGAGGTGGTCTGAAGAAAGCTCAGAATCGGTTTTACGTCTCCGAACGAAGGTGGACACGGGGGTGAAGAATGCTGATGGTCGGCCAGAGATCATTAAGCAGCGGATCGAAACGCCCCAAAAGCAAAGCCCAGATAGGCGAGCAGAAACACCTAAACACAAACATGACCGGCGAGACTCTTCAGGCAAGCTGTCCTCGTCAGATAAGAAGCCTGATGTGTCAAAGCATAGGCATGATGGGAAGTCAGATTCCGTGAAGAACCGTACTGAGGCATCCCGCCGCTCTGAGTCTTCTGATGGCCACAGAGAGAACAGGCTCAAAGACCACGAGAGAGATCGAGACAATGATGGTTCACGCATCCGCCGGCCTGACACCCCTAAATCCTCTAGCAAAGGCGAGCATGATCGACACAGACGAGACCGAGATCGTGAACGTGACCGggacagagaaaagaagcacaGGACTGATTCCGCAGGGCACTGGGAAAAGCGTTCCTCAGAGCAGAGCTCTCGGCCTGATAGCCATCGCGTGAAGCAGGAAAGGGACGGGCATGGAGGCAGCGACTCCAGCCATCATCGGTCAGATCGGCCTGGCATAAAAGAAGAGAGACGGGGCGGAGATGGCAGCAGGAGCCGTCCAGACGGGCACAAGCAGTCATCTTCTGACAGCAGAACCAGAGAGCTCCCTTCTTTCCTTCTGGGGGGCAAGTCTGGAGCGTTGAAGAACTTTGTCATTCCCAAACTAAAGCGGGACAAGGATGGGAATGTGTCTGCAGACCTGCGGCGAGCAGAGGGCTGGAGTGAACCTTGTGTGAAGCTAGAGAGAATAGGCCTGGATAAGGACTTCAATAAAGGAGCCAAACCTGTGGTGGTGCTACAGAAACTGTCAATTGATGAGGTGCAGAAGATTCTCAGGGAGCAAGATGACCGGAATGCTCGTAGTTCCAAGTCAAGCAAAAACAGGCCTTCCTATGGAAAGTCCACGAAAG GGGGCTATGATGAATCAGTGTTGAAGGGGCTGCCACCCCACCTGATAGAAGAGATCGAATCCACCATGCCTTTGTGTGAGAGGGTGAAGATGAACAAACGTAAGCGCAGCACAGTCAATGAGAAGCCGAAGTATGCAGAGGTCAGCTCAGATGATGAGGGCGAGGCCTACAGAGACT CTTCACGGAAACGGCACAAAaaggacaaggacaaggacaagaCATGGGAGagtgaagacagagagagaagagggtCTGGTGAGCATAGACGGAGCGGATTTTTCCAAGAAGGCCGCAGAGGTTCTGGAAGCAAATACCGTGATCATAGCCCTGATTACTCTGACAGGGAATCTCCACCACCCAGCATGAGTGACA ttGCCAAAAAATTgaagaaaaaagagaagcagAAAAGGCGAAAGGCCTATGAACCGAAGCTGACTTCAGAAG AAATGATGGATTCATCCACGTTCAAAAGGTTTTCAGCAAGTCTGGATAACATTCTTGATAACCTTGATGATGTGGACTTCACAGCATTAG CTAATGATGATGAAATTCCACAAGAACTTCTTTTGGGGAAACACCAGCTGAGTGAACTGGCCAGTGAATCGGCCAAAATTAAAGCCATGGGGATTACTTTCAGG CTTCCATCTGATAAGTTAGTAAAGGTGTTGAACATCTTGGAGAAAAATGTTCAGGATGGGGCCAAGCTTACTACACTAATGAATCAT GATAATgatgcagaggaagaggaaaaactATGGCGTGACCTCATCATGGAAAGAGTGACCAAGTCTGCAGATGCTTGTTTGatctctctgaacatcatgacCTCTCCTCACATGCCCAAGGCCGTGTACATTGAAGATGTTATTGAACGAGTCCTGCAGTACACAAAGTTTCACATGCAGAATACCCTTTACCCCCAGTATGATCCTGTCTACAGAGTGGATCCACATGGAG GTGGAATGTTGAGCTCCAAAGCAAAGCGTGCTAAATGCTCTACGCACAAGCAGAGAGTGATTGTTATGCTTTACAACAAGGTGTGCGACATAGTCAGCAACATATCTGAGCTGCTGGAGATCCAGCTGCTGACGGACACTACAATTCTTCAG GTCTCTTCTATGGGCATCACTCCATTCTTTGTGGAGAACGTTAGCGAAATGCAGCTGTGTGCCATTAAGCTAGTGACAGCG GTGTTTTCACGCTATGAGAAACACAGACAGTTGATCCTGGAGGAGATCTTCACATCCCTTGCTAGACTACCCACCAGCAAGCGGAGCCTTAGGAACTTCCG GCTGAACAGCAGTGATGTAGATGGGGAGCCAATGTACATACAAATGGTGACTGCCCTGGTGCTTCAGCTCATCCAGTGTGTGGTGCATCTTCCCTCTGACAAGGACATAGAGGATGAGTATGACAAGAAG GTGGATCAAGATGTACTCATCACAAACTCATATGAGACTGCAATGAGGACCGCTCAGAATTTCCTTTCTGTGTTTCTGAAAAA ATGTGGAAGTAAGCAAGGAGAGGAAGACTACAGACCGCTGTTTGAGAACTTTGTCCAGGATCTTCTCTCAACGGTCAATAAGCCTGAATGGCCAGCAGCTGAACTGCTGCTCAGTCTGCTCGGAAGGCTGCTG GTGCATCAGTTCAGCAATAAGCAGACAGAGATTGCCCTGAGAGTGGCATCTTTGGACTACTTGGGGACAGTGGCAGCACGGCTCCGTAAAGATGCAGTCACTAGTAAGATGGACCAGCGTTCTATTGACCGCATTCTTCGAGAT AGCTCCTTTAGTGATGAGacccagcagctgcagaaggCCCTTTTGGACTATCTGGATGAGAATGTTGAAAATGATCCATCACTGATG TTTGCACGGAAGTTCTATATAGCTCAGTGGTTCAGGGACACCACTACTGAGACAGAGAAAGCAATCAAGAATCAAAACCAGAAGGATGACGATTCGTCTGAGGGCCAGCACCACGCCAAGGAAATTGAAACAACTGGAGAGATAATGCAGAGGGCCGAGACGAGGAAGAAATTTCTGCGGTCCATTGTTAAGACCACACCCTCACAGTTCAGCAAACTGAG gttGAACACAGACACTGTGGACTACGAAGACTCCTGCCTGATTGTGCGATATTTGGCCTCCATGAGGCCGTTTGCACAGagttttgatatttatttaacacAG attttgaGAGTACTGGGAGAAAGCGCAATTGCTGTCAGGACTAAAGCAATGAAGTGTCTGTCTGAAGTGGTGGCAGTGGACCCAAGCATCCTGGCCCGG TCGGACATGCAGCGTGGGGTCCATGGTCGTCTTATGGATAACTCTACCAGTGTGCGCGAGGCTGCTGTGGAACTGCTGGGGCGCTTTGTGCTCAGTCGACCCCAGCTGACTGAGCAATACTATGATATGCTCATTGAAAGGATATTG GACACTGGCATCAGTGTGAGGAAAAGAGTGATCAAGATCCTCAGAGACATCTGTTTGGAGCAGCCCACTTTTCACAAGATAACCGAGATGTGTGTGAAGATGATCCGCAGAGTGAATGATGAAGAGGGTATCAAG AAATTGGTTAATGAAACATTCCAGAAGCTCTGGTTCACACCAACTCCCAATCATGACAAAGAAACAATGACCAGGAAGATTCTCAACATCACTGATGTT GTTTCTGCATGCAAGGACACTGGTTATGACTGGTTTGAACAACTGCTTCAAAAT CTTTTGAAAACTGAGGAGGATGCCTCTTACAAACCCACCAGAAAGGCCTGTGTTCAGCTAGTTGACAATCTTGTTGAGCATATCCTCAAATATGAAGAGTCTCTTGCAG aTTGTGAGAGCAAAGAGGTGAACTCAAATCGTTTGGTGGCATGCATCACTACACTCTACTTATTCAGCAAGATCAGGGCCCAGCTGATGGTGAAACATGCCATGACCATGCAACCCTACCTAACCACCAAGTGCAAT ACTCAAAGTGATTTCATGGTAATCTGTAATGTGGCAAAGATCTTGGAACTGGTGGTGCCTCTAATGGAGCACCCAAGTGAGACCTTCCTCACCACCATAGAGGAAGACCTGATGAAGCTCATCATTAAATATGGCATGACG gtgGTGCAAAATTGTGTGAGCTGTCTGGGAGCAGTTGTCAACAAGGTCACTCACAATTACAAGTTTGTCTGGGCCTGCTTCAACCGATACTATG GTGCATTAAACAAGCTGAAGACTCAGCACCAGGAGGACTCCAACAACACGGTTGTGTTGTCGAATAAGCCAGCACTTCTGCGTTCATTGTTCACAGTTGGAGCACTTTGTCGGCACTTTGACTTTGACCGGGAGGAGTTTAAAGGCAATAATAAG GTGGTGATAAAGGATAAGGTACTAGAGCTGCTTTTGTATTTCACAAGAAATGAGGATGAAGAAGTGCAGACCAAGGCCATCATTGGTTTAG GCTTCCTCTTCATCCAGTACCCAGGACTGATGTTTGTACAGGATGTGAAGAGTTTGTATAACGGCATCCTGTCCGAGCGGAAGAGGTCAGTCAACCTGAAGATTCAGGTGCTGaagaacttgcagacataccTGCAGGAGGAGGATTCACGGATGCAGGAGGCGGACCGGGAGT GGAACAAGCTGTCAAAACAAGAGGACCTGAAAGAAATGGGGGACATCTCCTCTGGTATGAGCAGCTCCATCATGCAGCTGTATCTCAAGCAGGTACTGGAGGCCTTCTTCCACACGCAGTCCAGTGTTCGACACTTCGCTCTCAACGTCATCGCCCTGACACTCAACCAGGGTCTCATCCATCCAGTGCAG TGTGTTCCCTACCTGATTGCCATGGGAACAGACCCAGAGCCAACAATGAGAAACAAAGCAGATCAGCAGCTGGTGGAGATTGATAAGAAGTACACAGGGTTCATTCAT ATGAAAGCTGTGGCAGGTATGAAGATGTCCTATCAAGTGCAGCAAGCCATCATGACCTCTAAGTGCGCGATCATCAGAGGCTTCCGTCAGGACGAGACTCATTCCGCTCTCTGCTCACACCTCTTTACCATGGTTCGGGGCAACCGGCAGCACAGGAGAGCGTTCCTCATCTCTCTGCTCAACCTGTTTGATGACAATGCA AAAACTGATGTGAACATGCTGCTGTTCATTGCGGACAATCTGGCCTGTTTCCCATACCAGTCCCAGGAGGAGCCGCTGTTTATAATGCACCACATAGATATTATGTTATCTGTGTCTGGCAGCAATCTGCTGCAGTCCTTTAAAGAG TCACTACTAAAGGAACCAAGGCCACTGGAGAAGAGGGAAAAACCAAGGGACAAGTATAGGATGGTGGAAGCCGAGGAACCAAACAGTAGTCGGAGTAACAgcagtgatgaagatgatgaggtTGTTCGTAGGCCAAAAAAGCGGGCGATGGTTGAGGTGAATTCTGATTCAGACTCTGATGTTGAGATGGAGGATGTAGATAAGGTGATGCAACGCCTCCCAGACAACCCGGTCCCTCTACTGGACTTTGCCAATGCGTCTCAGGGCATCCTCCTGCTGCTGGTGCTCAAGCAGCATCTAAAAAACCTGTATGGCTTTTCAGACAG TAAAATCCAGAAGTATTCACCGACTGAATCAGCTAAGGTGTACGACAAAGCAGTGAACCGAAAAGCCAATGTTCACTTCAAACCACGGCAAACACTTGAATTCTTGGCTAATGACTTGTCTAATGCCAATATTTCATACGATATCAAGAGGAGGATTGTCCGACAGTACTTGGAT TTCAAGGTGCTGATGGAACACTTGGATCCtgacgaggaggacgaggaaggCGAGGCGTCAGCCAGCGCTAATGCCAGAAACAAGGCCATCAATGCTCTGCTGGGTGGCTCAAGCCCCAAAAACAACCTTGCTGACACGGAGGATGACGAGAGTGATGGAGATGAAAAGACCCCAGGG TCATCGCGCCGATCCCGGAAAGGGGGTGACCACTCAGAGGCATCAGGACACCTGAACGAATCAGTGGAAGCCATGGATGTCATTGCTATTTGCTGCCCCAAGTACAAGGACCGACCGCAGATAGCACGCGTCATCCAGAAGACTAGCAATGGATACAGCGTGCATTGGATGGCTGGCTCCTACTCAGGCACTTGGGCAGAGGCCAAGAAGCGAGATGGACGTAAACTGGTGCCTTGGGTGGACACCATCAAGGAATCGGACATCATTTACAAGAAAATTGTCTTGACAAGTTCACACAAACTGACTAACAAAACGGTACAGACTTTACGATCACTGTACGCAGCCAAGGAGGGAACTTCCAGCTAA